From one Bacteroides fragilis NCTC 9343 genomic stretch:
- a CDS encoding energy transducer TonB, producing MMKHIVNLCFFFSLLSLNMYADNWDFVDMGVRADNGDILYWSTGDMVLLQNGEIKIADYGEFGSQFGWGDITGKVTGDNLNDYGGVNSLKEISGNKDYDIVRAKLGKPYRLPTYTEIDRLFKNCSEEFVKIPRKLNSVDENGVPLWLQGQWMWQHVIHTQKRTFGGWLSVKIDGLLVNVLSSEGKVLFEGLYSYSNGVLKFWDFTLYLDMDRKLIKDNRGEYFKKVSSQSNSMEICGYMLTSKINGNKLFFPVSHSYSAVNTGSGVLIMNNNQKLSYWTGTLYNDDFRYAASLMFASDGWGIGYQKRSSHFRIKAVKGGNGSVNSLQSISTKIKSNDNKVISSEINRKEGHLEQSVTEYSFSISYSFGGRQSVAKPQYSGGESGLPRFFMKNVKYPTLAQESNIKGKVVVQFLVNEDGSLSNFKIVQSVHQSLDNEVLRVLMLLPEFIPASDEKGNPIKAYATISFTFETGYL from the coding sequence ATGATGAAACACATTGTTAATCTTTGCTTTTTTTTTAGTCTGTTATCTTTGAACATGTATGCAGATAATTGGGATTTTGTGGATATGGGAGTTCGTGCCGATAATGGAGATATTCTTTATTGGTCAACAGGAGATATGGTCTTGTTACAAAACGGAGAAATTAAAATTGCTGACTATGGAGAATTTGGCAGTCAGTTTGGTTGGGGGGATATAACAGGAAAAGTAACGGGGGATAATTTGAATGATTATGGTGGAGTCAATTCTCTTAAAGAAATATCAGGTAATAAAGATTATGATATTGTAAGAGCGAAATTAGGAAAACCATATCGATTACCTACATATACAGAAATAGACCGATTATTTAAGAATTGCTCAGAGGAGTTTGTGAAAATTCCACGTAAATTGAATAGTGTGGATGAAAATGGAGTGCCATTATGGTTGCAAGGTCAATGGATGTGGCAGCATGTTATCCATACTCAGAAAAGAACGTTTGGAGGATGGCTTTCTGTTAAGATAGATGGTTTATTAGTAAATGTGCTTTCATCTGAAGGTAAGGTCTTATTTGAAGGGTTGTATAGTTATTCTAACGGTGTATTGAAATTTTGGGATTTTACTCTTTATTTGGATATGGATAGGAAGCTGATAAAAGATAATAGGGGTGAGTATTTTAAAAAAGTTTCAAGTCAATCCAACTCAATGGAAATTTGTGGTTACATGCTTACAAGCAAAATAAACGGTAATAAATTATTTTTTCCTGTATCACATTCATATAGTGCAGTAAATACGGGAAGTGGTGTTTTAATTATGAACAATAACCAAAAGCTAAGTTATTGGACAGGAACATTATACAATGACGATTTTCGATATGCTGCATCGCTGATGTTTGCATCTGATGGGTGGGGGATAGGGTATCAAAAAAGAAGTTCGCACTTTCGTATAAAAGCAGTCAAGGGTGGGAATGGTTCTGTAAATTCATTACAATCAATATCCACAAAAATAAAAAGTAATGATAACAAGGTAATATCTTCCGAAATTAATAGAAAGGAGGGGCATTTGGAACAATCAGTTACAGAATATAGCTTCTCAATCTCCTATTCTTTTGGAGGGAGACAATCGGTTGCAAAGCCTCAATATTCGGGAGGTGAATCAGGTTTACCCCGTTTCTTTATGAAGAACGTAAAGTACCCTACTTTAGCACAAGAAAGTAATATTAAAGGGAAAGTTGTAGTACAATTTCTTGTAAACGAGGATGGTAGTTTATCTAATTTTAAAATTGTTCAGAGTGTACATCAATCCCTTGATAACGAAGTTTTGCGTGTACTTATGTTATTACCTGAATTTATTCCTGCATCAGATGAAAAAGGTAATCCTATCAAAGCGTATGCCACAATTTCTTTTACCTTCGAAACAGGTTATCTGTAA
- a CDS encoding GIY-YIG nuclease family protein: MEAFFSYQAELNTFLLLEEEDFLIDFVDFIDYVTSTDCPNLDESVKAFEDNTIYNFNVTNNPIDIDFALENKDIKYIIGGVSIIKRVNEISVIILAGEKNSDVNIPKITELMRFPSKQEIQPSPESKMEKIRFWENKEYWKTFILLRFNIETLELEAKYVQKDLGNAFDTTTDDLEAFMYRDNKFPSEQWEQIYNEIKEKTKNYVPLFEVGRLCIHLLSYIENYEENLILEEHTTILGTEPNKPKIFKRDKLVPPSYELRKRDVWCLKKQRENYASQTITYNESFKLESDGFWKILKSNEIGEDKNGNTIHGKTWVSVLKTWHEVTNEPIKITNNLKPLINSKNKGYIYIMRNASHDKDIFKVGLTRRETETRAKELYSTGVPDKYLVAEEFETVDCVLAEKLIHQKLEKYRLNDKREFFKAQYSTIRKIVNEIVNEVNNS, encoded by the coding sequence ATGGAAGCTTTTTTCAGTTATCAAGCTGAATTAAATACTTTTTTATTGCTTGAAGAAGAAGATTTTTTGATTGATTTTGTTGACTTTATAGATTATGTAACATCCACAGATTGTCCCAATTTAGACGAGTCAGTTAAAGCATTTGAAGATAATACTATATATAATTTCAATGTAACAAATAATCCGATTGATATTGATTTTGCATTAGAGAACAAAGATATTAAATATATAATCGGAGGGGTTTCAATTATTAAAAGAGTAAATGAAATATCTGTGATAATTCTCGCTGGAGAGAAAAACTCTGATGTAAATATACCCAAGATTACTGAATTAATGCGCTTCCCAAGTAAGCAAGAAATACAACCTTCTCCAGAGAGCAAAATGGAAAAAATTCGTTTTTGGGAAAATAAAGAATATTGGAAAACTTTTATTCTCCTTCGTTTTAATATTGAAACTTTAGAATTAGAAGCCAAGTATGTACAAAAAGATTTGGGTAACGCTTTTGATACAACAACCGATGACTTAGAAGCTTTTATGTATCGAGATAATAAGTTTCCATCTGAACAGTGGGAACAAATCTATAATGAAATAAAAGAGAAAACAAAAAATTATGTTCCTTTATTTGAGGTAGGAAGACTTTGTATCCATCTTTTATCATATATAGAAAATTATGAAGAAAATTTAATATTAGAAGAACATACAACTATTTTAGGTACTGAACCTAATAAACCAAAGATTTTTAAAAGAGACAAACTTGTTCCGCCATCTTATGAACTAAGAAAAAGAGACGTTTGGTGCTTAAAAAAACAGAGAGAAAATTATGCTTCTCAAACTATAACATACAATGAAAGTTTTAAACTTGAATCTGACGGTTTTTGGAAGATACTTAAATCAAACGAAATAGGTGAAGACAAAAATGGTAACACAATTCATGGAAAAACTTGGGTGAGTGTTCTTAAAACATGGCATGAAGTAACCAATGAACCTATTAAAATAACGAATAATCTAAAACCGTTGATAAACTCTAAAAACAAAGGATATATATATATCATGAGAAATGCTTCTCATGACAAAGATATTTTTAAAGTAGGATTAACTAGAAGAGAAACTGAGACTAGAGCTAAAGAATTATATAGTACTGGTGTTCCAGATAAATATTTAGTTGCTGAAGAATTTGAGACTGTTGATTGTGTTTTAGCCGAAAAACTTATACATCAAAAATTGGAAAAATATAGGCTAAATGATAAACGTGAATTTTTTAAAGCTCAATATTCTACCATTAGAAAAATAGTAAATGAGATTGTGAATGAGGTAAATAACTCATAA